The genomic stretch GGCGCGGGGAAGTCAACCATCGCGTTTCATCTGGAGCGCGAACTGATGTCGATGGGGCACGCGTGTTATGTGCTCGATGGCGACAACATCCGTCACGGTTTGACGAGCGACCTCGGCTTTTCGAAGGAAGATCGCCGGGAGAACATTCGCCGCGTCGCGCACGTCGCGCGACTGATGAACGACGCCGGGCTGATCGTGATTGCCGCGCTGATTTCGCCGATGCGCGAAGACCGGGAGATGGCGTGCGCCATCATCGGCAATGACAGCTTTGTCGAGACTTATGTAGCCGCTTCAGCAAACGATTGCGCGAAACGCGACCCCAAAGGGCTCTATGCGAAGGCGCAAGCAGGCATCATCGAATCGTTCACGGGTGTGACCGCGCCGTACGAACCACCGGAGAATCCCGAACTGCTCGTCGATACGGCGACGCTGACAGAAGCAGCCAGCGTATCGTGTGTGCTCGAATATTTGCGGGAACGCTTTCTGGTGCTGCGACGCTGAAGCCGTCGTGCACTAGCTCAATCGCTTGCTACAACCAGAGCACCAAAAGAAAAACCCGCATCGCTGCGGGTTTTTCTTTTTTTGGCACGGGAAGCACGCTTCGCAGCGCGCCTCCCCCATGCAATCCGGTTACCCGGAAATTACATGTCCATGCCCATGCCACCCATGCCGCCGGGCATGCCGCCAGGCATCGGTGCATCTTCCTTCGGCAGTTCGCAGACAGCAGCGTCCGTCGTCAGCAGCAGGCCAGCAACCGAAGCTGCGTTCTGCAGTGCCGTACGCGTCACCTTGGTCGGGTCGACGACACCGGCTTCCACCAGGTCACCGTACTCGCCCGTTGCTGCGTTGTAGCCGTAGTTGCCCGTGCCGCCAGCAACTGCTGCCACCACGACGCTGGCTTCTTCGCCGCCGTTCGTGACGATCTGGCGCAGCGGCTCTTCCATTGCGCGCAGAACGATCTTGATACCTGCGTCCTGGTCAGCGTTGTCGCCCTTCACGCCGCTGATTGCGCTGCGTGCACGGATCAGCGCGACGCCGCCGCCAGCCACGATGCCTTCTTCCACAGCTGCGCGCGTTGCGTGCAGTGCGTCTTCGACACGTGCCTTCTTTTCCTTCATTTCGACTTCGGTCGCAGCACCGACCTTGATCACTGCAACGCCGCCCGCCAGCTTGGCCACGCGCTCTTGCAGCTTTTCACGGTCGTAGTCCGACGTTGCTTCTTCGATCTGCGTGCGCACTTGCTTGACGCGCGCTTCGATGTTTGCTGCTTCGCCAGCGCCGTCGATGATCGTCGTGTTTTCCTTGCCCACTTCGATACGCTTGGCTTGACCCAGTTCCTGCAGCGTCGCCTTTTCCAGCGTCAGGCCGGTTTCTTCGGCGATGACCTGGCCACCCGTCAGGATCGCGATGTCTTCCAGCATTGCCTTGCGGCGGTCGCCGAAGCCCGGAGCCTTCACAGCAACCGTCTTCAGGATGCCGCGGATGTTGTTGACGACCAGCGTAGCCAGCGCTTCGCCTTCGACGTCTTCAGCGATGATCAGCAGCGGACGGCCAGCCTTGGCGACCTGCTCGAGAACCGGCAGCAGATCACGGATGTTCGACACCTTCTTGTCGTGCAGCAGCACGAACGGGTTGTCCAGAACGGCGACTTGCTTATCCGGGTTGTTGATGAAGTACGGCGACAGGTAGCCGCGGTCGAATTGCATACCTTCGACGACGTCCAGCTCGTCTTGCAGCGACTTGCCGTCTTCGACGGTGATGACGCCTTCCTTGCCGACCTTGTCCATCGCTTCAGCGATGCGATCGCCGATCGACGTGTCGCTGTTCGCCGAGATCGCGCCGACCTGAGCGATTTCCTTGTTGGTCGTGCAGGGCTTGCTGATCTTGCGCAGCTCTTCGATTGCTGCTGCGACGGCCTTGTCGATGCCGCGCTTCAGGTCCATCGGGTTCATGCCCGATGCGACGTACTTCATGCCTTCGCGAACGATCGACTGGGCCAGAACCGTTGCCGTCGTCGTGCCGTCGCCGGCGTTGTCGCTGGTCTTGGAAGCGACTTCCTTGACCATTTGCGCGCCCATGTTCTGGAGCTTGTCCTTCAGCTCGATTTCCTTCGCGACCGACACACCGTCCTTGGTGACCGTCGGGCCGCCGAAGCTGCGCTCGAGCACAACGTTACGGCCCTTCGGACCGAGCGTAACCTTCACTGCGTTGGCGAGAATGTTCACGCCTTCAACCATCTTGGCACGGGCGGAATCGCCGAACACGACGTCTTTAGCTGCCATCTTCTAACTCCTTGAATTCGTGAGAATGAACCGGTAACAAGTGCTTACTTGTTGACAACGGCCATGATGTCTTCTTCGCGCATCACCAGCAGTTCGTTGCCGTCGACCTTGACGGTCTGGCCTGCGTACTTGCCGAACAGGACGCGGTCGCCGACCTTCACGTCGAGCGCAATGGGAGCGCCCTTGTCGTCACGCTTGCCCGGGCCGACAGCCAGCACTTCGCCTTGATCCGGCTTTTCTGCGGCTGCGTCGGGAATCACGATGCCCGATGCGGTCTTGGTTTCCTGATCCAGACGCTTGACGATCACGCGATCATGCAAAGGACGAAGGTTCATGGATAGATCCTCTCTTGATTGGGACTGAAGAACGCTGAGATATGCCAGCTGGCGACGCCAACCGGCGAAGTTGTTAGCACTCTCGTGCGGTGAGTGCTAATTATATGGACGGGGAATTACAAATTCAAGAAGGGAGCGCGTTGCGCGTTGATGGGGCCCCGCGGGATGCGAAACACAACGGCAAGGCCGGACTGCGGCGTCGGCGCGTCCTTAGGAATCAAGCATTTAGTCAGCGCAGCGAGGAAGCGACCATACCACGACCGGGTTGTCCGGCGGCGCGCTGCGATACCCTTTGCGTATCCAGGGTAATCCCGAATCCGCCCCTTTCGGGCGCCGCGAAGGAAAAAACGTGCGCCCGATCAGGAAGCGTCTTGCTGTAGCGCATACTGTGCGATGACGAACACGCACATCGAATTGCAGCGGATAGCATCGATCACGAGTCACTGAGATCGGAAATCAATGGAGCGCGAAAGCGTTTTCCACATTTCGGCTTTCACCCTTGCCGGTCCGCCTGGAACCTTGGAGAAGAGCGATGCATCATTCAGACAAGGTGAAGGCTGGCGATTGCGTCAGCGACATCGAGACCGGCAGCAGCCCGGAAGCGTTGCTTGCCGAGCTGTCTTCCATGGTGGCCAAAATACTCAGCGCGAGCCGATGCAGCATTCATCTGCTCAGCGAGCGACAGATCGCCGAGATCCGTCCTCGTCAGCGTGCGGAATTCGGCCACCCCGCCATTTCCCGCTACGACATGGTGAGCGTGCGCCGATGCGAACCGTGCGCCCCCTACGCTATGGGTTCCGAAGGCGTCGGCGCTCTCGTCGTCACTAGTCCGGCGGAAACGGAATCCGATCACGTGAGAAGCAGTATGTTCTCCATGTTGGTGTTGCGGGGCAAGACGATCGGAATCGTCCACGCGCATCATCCGTTCGATAAACCCTACTTCGGAGTAGAAGATCTGCGGCTGCTCGACAATCTCGCCCCGCTGATTGTCAAGGCGATTCAGGCGAACCAGATGCAGCATCTGATGAAGTCACGCTTTACTCAGGTGGCGCTGACTCACTCTTCGGAAAAGACGGTCAAGGAGATCATCGCAGGGTCGGCCCAGAACACCAATCAGATCGCCAGAATTCTCGCGAAGTCGTTTTACCGTGAGATGACCAATGCCGGGTTCAATTTCAATCAGATCATTCACGCCGCGTCGGAAATCATTTCGGAACTGAGCAATAGCGTGCGCAAGCATAAGAACTCACGTCACCATCGCAGCGAGATGGATCAGGCGAGAAACAGCGAAACACTTCCGCGCGCAACCGACGAGTCTTTGCCGCGCGACCATGAAGTCTCGAACGAGCTGCCGCAGCGATAGCTCGACGCCGCAAAACGCTTCATCGGCTTCTGTGCGACGGCGTACAGCCTGTCTGGCATCGCGCCAATAGACTGCCCGGAACATCGTCGCATCACGGCGATATGTCTATCCTGCCGATTCAGGTATTGCGCCATGACCAACGCCATCCATGCCGTCCGCCAGTTCCAGCCTTTCTCGGACTACGTGAAAGAAGACCGGTCCAGGCGCGAGTCGAGTCCGCGTATCGAGAAAGCGGTTCTCATGCCGATCGAGGCATCGAGCCACGTGGTCATTTCACAGGAAGCGAGCCGGCGCCTGGCGGCCGAGCAGCAACGGGCGCAGCAGTGGGACTGGGATATCTGACCCGGCCGTTTATGTATTCCCGTTGCACGGACGATTGAAGGACGACAGGCCGTTCGCGCGGAACGGCAGGTTGCACGCTAACCGTTCCCGGCTGCTGCGTTATCCACCGGGGTGCCTGGCGGCAAGGGCGGCGGGAGAGTTGGGAGAGCCGGGAGTGTCGGTATGGCCGGCGCGCTCTTCGCGACGGGGCGCGGCGGATCGCGCCGCACAGGCTTGGGCGCTGCCGCCACTGCGTGGGTTGAAAGCGGCCTCCAGCCCGTCGATACGATTGCGCGCTCGAGCAGAATCTGTGCATCCTTGCTGCTGGAATCGATGGCCAGCGCCACGTTCGCCTGTTTGACCACGCAAGTCCACAGCGCGTCGTTCGCACAGCCCGCAGCCACACGCAACGCCACGTCACGCTCGCTCTCACGGTCCGAGATATCGCCTTGCAGTCGCAGCGCTTCCGCATCGCGAGGCGCAACTGAGAGAACTCCCGAAATTGCCGCCCTTGCCGCCGTCAGATTCTTTTGGGCGAGACTTGCGCGCGCATCGCTCAGCGCCGCAGCCACGCCCTTGCCGTACTGCGCGGAGGCAGAGCCGGGGTTCGCTGCAACGGGCGTATTCGGTGCAGGCGCATAGGCGCCCGCGCGCGACGGTTGAGCATCGGCGTCAGGCGGTACGCCCGATGCCAACGATGTGTGCGCGCGATTCACGCCTGCTGTCATCGGCTCGACAACGTTAGCGTCGCGGTGACTCGCACTGAAGCGCAGGTACGCGACACCACCAAGCGTAAGCATCAGGGCCAGCGCGACCACGCCGGCCGTCACGATGCGCCGCAACGGCCATTGCACGACCCGTTTCCCCGCAGTCGCCGGCGCAGCCGCCAGCTCCGACCAGATGATCTCGGGCGAAGGCGGTTCGTCCGCGTCGTTGGCGGCAACGGCCGGAAGCGGCGCTTCCTTCACGACGGCTCGCAACGGCGCCTCCGCGCGCTTGCGCTGGGCGCTGCCGATCGGTTCGCTCACGCCGCAGTACGGACAGTACGCTACGTGGTGATAGAGGATGCCACCGCAACGGGTGCAAGGTGTCGGGAACCGTTGGATGGATCTCATTTCAGCAGACATGCCAGAACCCCAAGCCGTTATGTGTAACGCCATCCACATGCTCAGGATCGAAGTTGATGCAAACGATCGAGTCGGCGGAACTCGCGATCCAAACCCGCTGGCAAGCGGTTCGCCCAGTCCTTTCGTCGTGGGCCGCAGTGAGTGCAATATAGGAGTTTTCGCACGGCGCCCACATGCGTGTGTGTTGTCTGTCGCACACATGCTGCGCGATTTCATCGGAAAATTGATGATGATGGGCATCTGCGCGACACATTACCGTGGGGTGGATGACATCCACGCCACTTATCCGCACGCCCCAGAAAAAAAATCGCCAGCACGCGAGGTGCTGGCGATTATCGACAACGCGCACAACCGGGGACGTCAAGCTCCGCTATCCACGCTGATGCCCGCGCGGATCGGCTCGATCACCACCGCACTTTCCTTCGGCAGCGCCCACTCGAGCCAGCGCGCGCGATGCAGCACGACCAGACCGAACGCGAGCGCCGACAGCACGCCGAACGTCGCGAAGCCCATCTGATAGCTGCCCGTGCCTTCCTTCGCGATGCCCATGATCACGGGCAGATAGAACCCGCCAATACCGCCCGCCGCGCCGACGATGCCCGACATCAGGCCCGTCTTGCCCTTCCAGCGCTGCGGCACGAGCTGGAACGTCGCGCCGTTGCCGAGACCGAAGCACACATACATCGCGATCAGCAAGGCGATGCCAGCGGAAACGGGCGGCATCCATGCAGCGAACAGGAAGTCGCACAGCGAGATCGCCGCGAGCAGAATCACCAGCGCACGCACACCCGAAATGCGATCCGCGACCAGCCCGCCGATGGGACGCACAAGCGCACCGATACACGCGAGCAGCGACATGAAGAGTCCGGCTTCGAGACGCGGCATCTGATACAGCGAGATCAGCAGTGTCGTCACATACGAGGACATGCCGACAAAGCCGCCGAACGTAATGCTGTAGACCAGCATCACGACCCACGTGTCGCCTTCGACGAGCACGCTGCGATAGTGCTTCGGCAGCACGGCAATCGCGAGCAGCGCGCCGAGCACGGGCAGCAGCAGCACACCCGTCTTGCCCGCGCCGAACACGCCCGCATGCACGGCGACGACGAGCGCAACGAGACCCGCGAGCGTCACGATGAAGCTGCGCAGCGCCTGTGCGCCGCTGCCCGTTTTCTGCCCGAGATCCCTGGCCCAGAAGAACAGCGCGACGGCAGCGAGGCCCAGCAGCGGCAGCGCGGCGCCCGCAGCCTTCGCCCAGCCGAAATGATCGGCAAGCGCCGGGAACATGAAGCCGTCCAGCACCGCGCCGATGTTGCCCGCGGCCGCGAGGCCGAGCACCAGGCCTTGCACTTTCGGCGGATAGTTGCTGCCTGCCATCGGCAACGCGACCGCGAAGCTCGCCCCGCCGACGCCGAGAAACACGCCGAGAATCAGCAGCAGCGTGTATGACGGCGCGCCTGGCATCAGCAGCAGCACGATCGAAGGAATCGCTGACAGCGCGACGCCCATCAGCGCCACGCGTCGACCGTCGCAAGCCTGATAGAGATTGCCAAGCGTCACGCGCAGGATTGCCGCGCCGAGCACGGGCACCGCGACGAGAAAGCCCAGTTCCGCGGGCGACATCGCGATACTCTTGTTGATGAACGGCGCCAGCGGCCCGAACATGACCCAGACGGTGAAGCCGGTATCGAAGTAAAGGAAGCACGCGAGCAGCGCGCGCCAGTTACCGCTCGCAAGCGAATTCAACAGGTTTTTCATCGGTCTCTCTCATTGAACGAAAGCAGGGCTGGTGCGGGGGTCGGGCAAACAACTAGGTGCAAATGCGTTGGGGACTGCGCGTGTTGACGCGAGAACGCGAAGACAGTTGCGACGTGCCATGCGATGCATCGCGCCTTGAAGCCGGCTCATCGGCATTCCCGTCGACGACGCTGTAAATGAGCGCGTCCATCTCCTTGATGATGTCGGCGAGCACTTGCGTGATGACGGCGAACTCACGTCCGTACGAGCCTGCGCGTGCCGCCGAAATGCGTGCGTTCAGTGCGACGATGTTCGCCTGCATCGAAATGCTCGACAGCTGTTCTGCAATGGCAGACTGACGGCGCTGCGTTGCCGCTTCGATGCCGCGCATCTCGTTCTGATACGCGAGCGTGATCTCCTGTAGCAGTTCGAGCAGTGGCGTCGCCTGCGCGACGAGGGCATCGACGTATTCGCGCGCCACGCCGTCATCCGCATCGTCATCCGCTTCGACGCGCGCGAGCGTTTCATCCGTAAGCGCGATGAAGCGCTGCACGCGCTCGTCAGCCTTGCGCGTGCCGTAGTAGAGCTGCTGCAACCCCTCCGAAAACACGCCGGGCAGACGCTCGTCACCGTGCACGAGCACACGATGCGTCGACGCAAACGTCGCGAGGCAATCGCGCA from Paraburkholderia phymatum STM815 encodes the following:
- a CDS encoding methyl-accepting chemotaxis protein, which encodes MNEQITTQRREVSGQTIGELINLSGRQRMLSQRIVLHVLLASHGDRAALAVVRDCLATFASTHRVLVHGDERLPGVFSEGLQQLYYGTRKADERVQRFIALTDETLARVEADDDADDGVAREYVDALVAQATPLLELLQEITLAYQNEMRGIEAATQRRQSAIAEQLSSISMQANIVALNARISAARAGSYGREFAVITQVLADIIKEMDALIYSVVDGNADEPASRRDASHGTSQLSSRSRVNTRSPQRICT
- a CDS encoding MFS transporter, translated to MKNLLNSLASGNWRALLACFLYFDTGFTVWVMFGPLAPFINKSIAMSPAELGFLVAVPVLGAAILRVTLGNLYQACDGRRVALMGVALSAIPSIVLLLMPGAPSYTLLLILGVFLGVGGASFAVALPMAGSNYPPKVQGLVLGLAAAGNIGAVLDGFMFPALADHFGWAKAAGAALPLLGLAAVALFFWARDLGQKTGSGAQALRSFIVTLAGLVALVVAVHAGVFGAGKTGVLLLPVLGALLAIAVLPKHYRSVLVEGDTWVVMLVYSITFGGFVGMSSYVTTLLISLYQMPRLEAGLFMSLLACIGALVRPIGGLVADRISGVRALVILLAAISLCDFLFAAWMPPVSAGIALLIAMYVCFGLGNGATFQLVPQRWKGKTGLMSGIVGAAGGIGGFYLPVIMGIAKEGTGSYQMGFATFGVLSALAFGLVVLHRARWLEWALPKESAVVIEPIRAGISVDSGA
- the cysC gene encoding adenylyl-sulfate kinase; the encoded protein is MRPHVQRFNGAITDRDRAALLGHMPVTVWLTGLSGAGKSTIAFHLERELMSMGHACYVLDGDNIRHGLTSDLGFSKEDRRENIRRVAHVARLMNDAGLIVIAALISPMREDREMACAIIGNDSFVETYVAASANDCAKRDPKGLYAKAQAGIIESFTGVTAPYEPPENPELLVDTATLTEAASVSCVLEYLRERFLVLRR
- the groES gene encoding co-chaperone GroES; this encodes MNLRPLHDRVIVKRLDQETKTASGIVIPDAAAEKPDQGEVLAVGPGKRDDKGAPIALDVKVGDRVLFGKYAGQTVKVDGNELLVMREEDIMAVVNK
- the groL gene encoding chaperonin GroEL (60 kDa chaperone family; promotes refolding of misfolded polypeptides especially under stressful conditions; forms two stacked rings of heptamers to form a barrel-shaped 14mer; ends can be capped by GroES; misfolded proteins enter the barrel where they are refolded when GroES binds); this translates as MAAKDVVFGDSARAKMVEGVNILANAVKVTLGPKGRNVVLERSFGGPTVTKDGVSVAKEIELKDKLQNMGAQMVKEVASKTSDNAGDGTTTATVLAQSIVREGMKYVASGMNPMDLKRGIDKAVAAAIEELRKISKPCTTNKEIAQVGAISANSDTSIGDRIAEAMDKVGKEGVITVEDGKSLQDELDVVEGMQFDRGYLSPYFINNPDKQVAVLDNPFVLLHDKKVSNIRDLLPVLEQVAKAGRPLLIIAEDVEGEALATLVVNNIRGILKTVAVKAPGFGDRRKAMLEDIAILTGGQVIAEETGLTLEKATLQELGQAKRIEVGKENTTIIDGAGEAANIEARVKQVRTQIEEATSDYDREKLQERVAKLAGGVAVIKVGAATEVEMKEKKARVEDALHATRAAVEEGIVAGGGVALIRARSAISGVKGDNADQDAGIKIVLRAMEEPLRQIVTNGGEEASVVVAAVAGGTGNYGYNAATGEYGDLVEAGVVDPTKVTRTALQNAASVAGLLLTTDAAVCELPKEDAPMPGGMPGGMGGMGMDM
- a CDS encoding GAF domain-containing protein, whose protein sequence is MHHSDKVKAGDCVSDIETGSSPEALLAELSSMVAKILSASRCSIHLLSERQIAEIRPRQRAEFGHPAISRYDMVSVRRCEPCAPYAMGSEGVGALVVTSPAETESDHVRSSMFSMLVLRGKTIGIVHAHHPFDKPYFGVEDLRLLDNLAPLIVKAIQANQMQHLMKSRFTQVALTHSSEKTVKEIIAGSAQNTNQIARILAKSFYREMTNAGFNFNQIIHAASEIISELSNSVRKHKNSRHHRSEMDQARNSETLPRATDESLPRDHEVSNELPQR